In Ctenopharyngodon idella isolate HZGC_01 chromosome 20, HZGC01, whole genome shotgun sequence, the following proteins share a genomic window:
- the dnm3a gene encoding dynamin 3a isoform X2, producing MGNRGMEELIPLVNRLQDAFSAIGQSCDLDLPQIAVVGGQSAGKSSVLENFVGRDFLPRGSGIVTRRPLVLQLISSTSEYAEFLHCKGKKFTDFDDIRREIAAETDRVTGTNKGISSIPINLRVYSPNVLNLTLIDLPGITKVPVGDQPPDIEYQIRDMIMQFICRENCLILAVTPANMDLANSDALKLAKDVDPQGHRTIGVITKLDLMDKGTDVRDVLENRLLPLRRGYIGVVNRSQKDIEGKKDISAALAAERRFFKSHPAYRHMADCMGTPYLQRLLNQQLTNHIRDTLPALRSQLQSQLLSLDKEAEEYKYLNPDDPSRKTKTLMQLIQHFGLDFEKRIEGSGDQVDTVELSGGAKINRVFHERFPFELVKMEFDEKELRREISYAIKNIHGIRTGLFTPDMAFEAIVKKQIVKLKGPCLKCVDMVIQELINTVQQCTNKLESFPKLREETERIVTTHIRERESQAKDQVLLSLEIQLSYINTNHEDFIGFANAQQKTNQTCKKPSAGNQVIRKGWLTINNISLIKGGAKDYWFVLTAESLSWFKDDEEKEKKYMLPLDNLKVRDIEKGFMSSKHVFAIFNTEQRNVYKDYRHLELAYDTQDEVDSWKASLLRAGVYPEKTTVDGEGPGHAESFSMDPQLERQVETIRNLVDSYMSIVYKSIRDLMPKTIMHLVINNVEEFIHSELLAQLYSSGDQYSLMDESPEQALHREEVLRTHAALKEALNIITDISTSTISTPLPPPVDNSWLHSGSLHRRSPPGYSVPKKHPAPAAPSLPIRLEAPDPPLSNSTDTTNSSSRPKRVPPGVPRERLPLPAPLESEIPASPQGSFQDQLCRNAGLIFPLHTLAHTHTLKTHRHRSLQL from the exons agatTTCCTGCCAAGAGGCTCAGGAATTGTTACAAGGAGACCACTTGTCCTTCAGCTCATCAGTTCAACTTCAG AGTATGCAGAGTTTCTGCACTGTAAAGGAAAGAAATTTACAGACTTCGATGATATTCGACGGGAGATTGcagcagagacagacagagtCACGGGAACAAATAAGGGCATATCCTCCATTCCCATCAACCTTCGTGTCTACTCTCCAAATG TTTTAAACTTGACTCTGATAGATCTTCCAGGCATAACTAAAGTACCTGTGGGAGATCAGCCTCCTGACATTGAATACCAGATCAGAGACATGATCATGCAGTTCATCTGCAGAGAGAATTGTCTCATTCTAGCTGTCACACCCGCTAACATGGATCTGGCTAACTCTGATGCTCTTAAACTGGCCAAAGACGTGGATCCGCAGG GCCATCGCACCATCGGTGTGATCACTAAGCTGGATCTGATGGACAAGGGCACAGATGTCAGGGATGTTCTGGAGAACAGGTTACTGCCACTACGCAGAG GTTATATTGGTGTGGTAAACCGTAGTCAGAAAGACATTGAGGGAAAAAAGGACATCAGTGCAGCTCTGGCTGCAGAGAGACGGTTCTTCAAGTCACATCCTGCATACCGACACATGGCAGACTGCATGGGCACACCATACTTACAGAGGCTCCTCAACCAG CAACTTACCAACCACATCCGTGACACATTACCAGCGTTACGTAGTCAATTACAGAGTCAGCTTCTCTCGCTGGATAAAGAGGCAGAAGAGTACAAGTATTTGAACCCAGATGACCCATCACGCAAGACCAAGACCTTAATGCA GCTGATACAGCACTTTGGGCTGGATTTTGAGAAGCGGATTGAGGGATCTGGGGATCAGGTGGACACAGTGGAGCTTTCAGGAGGAGCCAAAATCAACCGTGTCTTTCACGAGCGTTTTCCCTTTGAGCTGGTTAAG ATGGAGTTTGATGAGAAAGAATTGCGAAGGGAGATCAGTTACGCTATTAAAAACATCCATGGAATCAG GACAGGACTGTTCACACCAGATATGGCCTTTGAAGCCATAGTGAAGAAACAGATTGTGAAACTTAAAGGGCCGTGTCTCAAGTGTGTAGACATGGTGATCCAGGAGCTCATCAACACAGTACAACAATGTACCAACAAG TTAGAGAGCTTTCCAAAACTACGGGAGGAGACTGAGAGAATAGTGACCACACACATTCGAGAACGAGAGAGTCAAGCCAAAGACCAG GTTTTACTCTCACTAGAGATTCAGCTCTCTTACATCAACACAAACCATGAAGATTTTATCGGATTCGCAAA CGCTCAACAGAAAACCAATCAAACGTGTAAGAAGCCTTCAGCAGGGAACCAG GTGATTCGCAAGGGCTGGTTAACCATCAACAACATCAGCCTGATCAAAGGAGGGGCCAAGGATTACTGGTTCGTGCTCACCGCAGAGAGTCTGTCCTGGTTTAAAGATGATGAG gaaaaagagaagaaataCATGCTTCCTCTAGACAACCTGAAAGTGCGGGACATAGAAAAGGGCTTCATGTCCAGCAAACATGTCTTTGCCATCTTTAACACAGAGCAGAG GAACGTGTATAAGGACTACAGGCATCTGGAGCTGGCCTATGACACTCAGGATGAAGTGGACAGCTGGAAGGCCTCTCTGCTGCGAGCTGGGGTTTACCCAGAGAAAACCACA GTGGATGGAGAGGGTCCAGGCCATGCGGAGAGCTTCTCCATGGACCCCCAGCTAGAGCGTCAGGTCGAGACCATCCGCAACCTGGTGGATTCATACATGAGCATCGTCTACAAAAGCATTCGAGACCTGATGCCCAAGACTATCATGCACCTGGTCATCAACAAT GTAGAGGAGTTTATCCACTCTGAGTTGCTGGCTCAATTGTATTCTTCAGGAGATCAGTACTCTCTGATGGATGAGTCTCCTGAACAAGCCCTGCACAGAGAGGAGGTGCTGCGTACCCATGCCGCCTTGAAGGAGGCTCTAAACATCATCACTGACATCTCTACCTCTACCATCTCCACCCCATTGCCACCCCCTGTGGATAACTCCTGGCTGCACAGTGGCTCGCTTCACCGAAG GTCTCCTCCAGGTTATAGTGTCCCTAAGAAGCACCCTGCTCCGGCTGCTCCTTCTCTACCAATTCGCTTGGAAGCTCCAGACCCACCTCTCTCCAACAGCACAGACACCACCAACTCTAGCAGCCGCCCCAAACGAGTCCCTCCTGGTGTTCCCAG AGAACGGCTCCCTCTGCCAGCTCCATTAGAGAGTGAGATTCCTGCGTCTCCACAGGGATCTTTCCAGGACCAGCTCTGCAGGAATGCTGGACTCATATTCCCCttacacacacttgcacacacacacacactcaagacGCACCGACACCGTAGCCTGCAATTGTAA
- the dnm3a gene encoding dynamin 3a isoform X1 — MGNRGMEELIPLVNRLQDAFSAIGQSCDLDLPQIAVVGGQSAGKSSVLENFVGRDFLPRGSGIVTRRPLVLQLISSTSEYAEFLHCKGKKFTDFDDIRREIAAETDRVTGTNKGISSIPINLRVYSPNVLNLTLIDLPGITKVPVGDQPPDIEYQIRDMIMQFICRENCLILAVTPANMDLANSDALKLAKDVDPQGHRTIGVITKLDLMDKGTDVRDVLENRLLPLRRGYIGVVNRSQKDIEGKKDISAALAAERRFFKSHPAYRHMADCMGTPYLQRLLNQQLTNHIRDTLPALRSQLQSQLLSLDKEAEEYKYLNPDDPSRKTKTLMQLIQHFGLDFEKRIEGSGDQVDTVELSGGAKINRVFHERFPFELVKMEFDEKELRREISYAIKNIHGIRTGLFTPDMAFEAIVKKQIVKLKGPCLKCVDMVIQELINTVQQCTNKLESFPKLREETERIVTTHIRERESQAKDQVLLSLEIQLSYINTNHEDFIGFANAQQKTNQTCKKPSAGNQGAAPPPPSQIVIRKGWLTINNISLIKGGAKDYWFVLTAESLSWFKDDEEKEKKYMLPLDNLKVRDIEKGFMSSKHVFAIFNTEQRNVYKDYRHLELAYDTQDEVDSWKASLLRAGVYPEKTTVDGEGPGHAESFSMDPQLERQVETIRNLVDSYMSIVYKSIRDLMPKTIMHLVINNVEEFIHSELLAQLYSSGDQYSLMDESPEQALHREEVLRTHAALKEALNIITDISTSTISTPLPPPVDNSWLHSGSLHRRSPPGYSVPKKHPAPAAPSLPIRLEAPDPPLSNSTDTTNSSSRPKRVPPGVPRERLPLPAPLESEIPASPQGSFQDQLCRNAGLIFPLHTLAHTHTLKTHRHRSLQL, encoded by the exons agatTTCCTGCCAAGAGGCTCAGGAATTGTTACAAGGAGACCACTTGTCCTTCAGCTCATCAGTTCAACTTCAG AGTATGCAGAGTTTCTGCACTGTAAAGGAAAGAAATTTACAGACTTCGATGATATTCGACGGGAGATTGcagcagagacagacagagtCACGGGAACAAATAAGGGCATATCCTCCATTCCCATCAACCTTCGTGTCTACTCTCCAAATG TTTTAAACTTGACTCTGATAGATCTTCCAGGCATAACTAAAGTACCTGTGGGAGATCAGCCTCCTGACATTGAATACCAGATCAGAGACATGATCATGCAGTTCATCTGCAGAGAGAATTGTCTCATTCTAGCTGTCACACCCGCTAACATGGATCTGGCTAACTCTGATGCTCTTAAACTGGCCAAAGACGTGGATCCGCAGG GCCATCGCACCATCGGTGTGATCACTAAGCTGGATCTGATGGACAAGGGCACAGATGTCAGGGATGTTCTGGAGAACAGGTTACTGCCACTACGCAGAG GTTATATTGGTGTGGTAAACCGTAGTCAGAAAGACATTGAGGGAAAAAAGGACATCAGTGCAGCTCTGGCTGCAGAGAGACGGTTCTTCAAGTCACATCCTGCATACCGACACATGGCAGACTGCATGGGCACACCATACTTACAGAGGCTCCTCAACCAG CAACTTACCAACCACATCCGTGACACATTACCAGCGTTACGTAGTCAATTACAGAGTCAGCTTCTCTCGCTGGATAAAGAGGCAGAAGAGTACAAGTATTTGAACCCAGATGACCCATCACGCAAGACCAAGACCTTAATGCA GCTGATACAGCACTTTGGGCTGGATTTTGAGAAGCGGATTGAGGGATCTGGGGATCAGGTGGACACAGTGGAGCTTTCAGGAGGAGCCAAAATCAACCGTGTCTTTCACGAGCGTTTTCCCTTTGAGCTGGTTAAG ATGGAGTTTGATGAGAAAGAATTGCGAAGGGAGATCAGTTACGCTATTAAAAACATCCATGGAATCAG GACAGGACTGTTCACACCAGATATGGCCTTTGAAGCCATAGTGAAGAAACAGATTGTGAAACTTAAAGGGCCGTGTCTCAAGTGTGTAGACATGGTGATCCAGGAGCTCATCAACACAGTACAACAATGTACCAACAAG TTAGAGAGCTTTCCAAAACTACGGGAGGAGACTGAGAGAATAGTGACCACACACATTCGAGAACGAGAGAGTCAAGCCAAAGACCAG GTTTTACTCTCACTAGAGATTCAGCTCTCTTACATCAACACAAACCATGAAGATTTTATCGGATTCGCAAA CGCTCAACAGAAAACCAATCAAACGTGTAAGAAGCCTTCAGCAGGGAACCAG GGTGCTGCCCCTCCTCCACCCAGTCAAATT GTGATTCGCAAGGGCTGGTTAACCATCAACAACATCAGCCTGATCAAAGGAGGGGCCAAGGATTACTGGTTCGTGCTCACCGCAGAGAGTCTGTCCTGGTTTAAAGATGATGAG gaaaaagagaagaaataCATGCTTCCTCTAGACAACCTGAAAGTGCGGGACATAGAAAAGGGCTTCATGTCCAGCAAACATGTCTTTGCCATCTTTAACACAGAGCAGAG GAACGTGTATAAGGACTACAGGCATCTGGAGCTGGCCTATGACACTCAGGATGAAGTGGACAGCTGGAAGGCCTCTCTGCTGCGAGCTGGGGTTTACCCAGAGAAAACCACA GTGGATGGAGAGGGTCCAGGCCATGCGGAGAGCTTCTCCATGGACCCCCAGCTAGAGCGTCAGGTCGAGACCATCCGCAACCTGGTGGATTCATACATGAGCATCGTCTACAAAAGCATTCGAGACCTGATGCCCAAGACTATCATGCACCTGGTCATCAACAAT GTAGAGGAGTTTATCCACTCTGAGTTGCTGGCTCAATTGTATTCTTCAGGAGATCAGTACTCTCTGATGGATGAGTCTCCTGAACAAGCCCTGCACAGAGAGGAGGTGCTGCGTACCCATGCCGCCTTGAAGGAGGCTCTAAACATCATCACTGACATCTCTACCTCTACCATCTCCACCCCATTGCCACCCCCTGTGGATAACTCCTGGCTGCACAGTGGCTCGCTTCACCGAAG GTCTCCTCCAGGTTATAGTGTCCCTAAGAAGCACCCTGCTCCGGCTGCTCCTTCTCTACCAATTCGCTTGGAAGCTCCAGACCCACCTCTCTCCAACAGCACAGACACCACCAACTCTAGCAGCCGCCCCAAACGAGTCCCTCCTGGTGTTCCCAG AGAACGGCTCCCTCTGCCAGCTCCATTAGAGAGTGAGATTCCTGCGTCTCCACAGGGATCTTTCCAGGACCAGCTCTGCAGGAATGCTGGACTCATATTCCCCttacacacacttgcacacacacacacactcaagacGCACCGACACCGTAGCCTGCAATTGTAA
- the dnm3a gene encoding dynamin 3a isoform X3 has translation MGNRGMEELIPLVNRLQDAFSAIGQSCDLDLPQIAVVGGQSAGKSSVLENFVGRDFLPRGSGIVTRRPLVLQLISSTSEYAEFLHCKGKKFTDFDDIRREIAAETDRVTGTNKGISSIPINLRVYSPNVLNLTLIDLPGITKVPVGDQPPDIEYQIRDMIMQFICRENCLILAVTPANMDLANSDALKLAKDVDPQGHRTIGVITKLDLMDKGTDVRDVLENRLLPLRRGYIGVVNRSQKDIEGKKDISAALAAERRFFKSHPAYRHMADCMGTPYLQRLLNQQLTNHIRDTLPALRSQLQSQLLSLDKEAEEYKYLNPDDPSRKTKTLMQLIQHFGLDFEKRIEGSGDQVDTVELSGGAKINRVFHERFPFELVKMEFDEKELRREISYAIKNIHGIRTGLFTPDMAFEAIVKKQIVKLKGPCLKCVDMVIQELINTVQQCTNKLESFPKLREETERIVTTHIRERESQAKDQVLLSLEIQLSYINTNHEDFIGFANAQQKTNQTCKKPSAGNQGAAPPPPSQIVIRKGWLTINNISLIKGGAKDYWFVLTAESLSWFKDDEEKEKKYMLPLDNLKVRDIEKGFMSSKHVFAIFNTEQRNVYKDYRHLELAYDTQDEVDSWKASLLRAGVYPEKTTVDGEGPGHAESFSMDPQLERQVETIRNLVDSYMSIVYKSIRDLMPKTIMHLVINNVEEFIHSELLAQLYSSGDQYSLMDESPEQALHREEVLRTHAALKEALNIITDISTSTISTPLPPPVDNSWLHSGSLHRRSPPGYSVPKKHPAPAAPSLPIRLEAPDPPLSNSTDTTNSSSRPKRVPPGVPRRQPPAVPTQHPH, from the exons agatTTCCTGCCAAGAGGCTCAGGAATTGTTACAAGGAGACCACTTGTCCTTCAGCTCATCAGTTCAACTTCAG AGTATGCAGAGTTTCTGCACTGTAAAGGAAAGAAATTTACAGACTTCGATGATATTCGACGGGAGATTGcagcagagacagacagagtCACGGGAACAAATAAGGGCATATCCTCCATTCCCATCAACCTTCGTGTCTACTCTCCAAATG TTTTAAACTTGACTCTGATAGATCTTCCAGGCATAACTAAAGTACCTGTGGGAGATCAGCCTCCTGACATTGAATACCAGATCAGAGACATGATCATGCAGTTCATCTGCAGAGAGAATTGTCTCATTCTAGCTGTCACACCCGCTAACATGGATCTGGCTAACTCTGATGCTCTTAAACTGGCCAAAGACGTGGATCCGCAGG GCCATCGCACCATCGGTGTGATCACTAAGCTGGATCTGATGGACAAGGGCACAGATGTCAGGGATGTTCTGGAGAACAGGTTACTGCCACTACGCAGAG GTTATATTGGTGTGGTAAACCGTAGTCAGAAAGACATTGAGGGAAAAAAGGACATCAGTGCAGCTCTGGCTGCAGAGAGACGGTTCTTCAAGTCACATCCTGCATACCGACACATGGCAGACTGCATGGGCACACCATACTTACAGAGGCTCCTCAACCAG CAACTTACCAACCACATCCGTGACACATTACCAGCGTTACGTAGTCAATTACAGAGTCAGCTTCTCTCGCTGGATAAAGAGGCAGAAGAGTACAAGTATTTGAACCCAGATGACCCATCACGCAAGACCAAGACCTTAATGCA GCTGATACAGCACTTTGGGCTGGATTTTGAGAAGCGGATTGAGGGATCTGGGGATCAGGTGGACACAGTGGAGCTTTCAGGAGGAGCCAAAATCAACCGTGTCTTTCACGAGCGTTTTCCCTTTGAGCTGGTTAAG ATGGAGTTTGATGAGAAAGAATTGCGAAGGGAGATCAGTTACGCTATTAAAAACATCCATGGAATCAG GACAGGACTGTTCACACCAGATATGGCCTTTGAAGCCATAGTGAAGAAACAGATTGTGAAACTTAAAGGGCCGTGTCTCAAGTGTGTAGACATGGTGATCCAGGAGCTCATCAACACAGTACAACAATGTACCAACAAG TTAGAGAGCTTTCCAAAACTACGGGAGGAGACTGAGAGAATAGTGACCACACACATTCGAGAACGAGAGAGTCAAGCCAAAGACCAG GTTTTACTCTCACTAGAGATTCAGCTCTCTTACATCAACACAAACCATGAAGATTTTATCGGATTCGCAAA CGCTCAACAGAAAACCAATCAAACGTGTAAGAAGCCTTCAGCAGGGAACCAG GGTGCTGCCCCTCCTCCACCCAGTCAAATT GTGATTCGCAAGGGCTGGTTAACCATCAACAACATCAGCCTGATCAAAGGAGGGGCCAAGGATTACTGGTTCGTGCTCACCGCAGAGAGTCTGTCCTGGTTTAAAGATGATGAG gaaaaagagaagaaataCATGCTTCCTCTAGACAACCTGAAAGTGCGGGACATAGAAAAGGGCTTCATGTCCAGCAAACATGTCTTTGCCATCTTTAACACAGAGCAGAG GAACGTGTATAAGGACTACAGGCATCTGGAGCTGGCCTATGACACTCAGGATGAAGTGGACAGCTGGAAGGCCTCTCTGCTGCGAGCTGGGGTTTACCCAGAGAAAACCACA GTGGATGGAGAGGGTCCAGGCCATGCGGAGAGCTTCTCCATGGACCCCCAGCTAGAGCGTCAGGTCGAGACCATCCGCAACCTGGTGGATTCATACATGAGCATCGTCTACAAAAGCATTCGAGACCTGATGCCCAAGACTATCATGCACCTGGTCATCAACAAT GTAGAGGAGTTTATCCACTCTGAGTTGCTGGCTCAATTGTATTCTTCAGGAGATCAGTACTCTCTGATGGATGAGTCTCCTGAACAAGCCCTGCACAGAGAGGAGGTGCTGCGTACCCATGCCGCCTTGAAGGAGGCTCTAAACATCATCACTGACATCTCTACCTCTACCATCTCCACCCCATTGCCACCCCCTGTGGATAACTCCTGGCTGCACAGTGGCTCGCTTCACCGAAG GTCTCCTCCAGGTTATAGTGTCCCTAAGAAGCACCCTGCTCCGGCTGCTCCTTCTCTACCAATTCGCTTGGAAGCTCCAGACCCACCTCTCTCCAACAGCACAGACACCACCAACTCTAGCAGCCGCCCCAAACGAGTCCCTCCTGGTGTTCCCAG
- the dnm3a gene encoding dynamin 3a isoform X4, giving the protein MGNRGMEELIPLVNRLQDAFSAIGQSCDLDLPQIAVVGGQSAGKSSVLENFVGRDFLPRGSGIVTRRPLVLQLISSTSEYAEFLHCKGKKFTDFDDIRREIAAETDRVTGTNKGISSIPINLRVYSPNVLNLTLIDLPGITKVPVGDQPPDIEYQIRDMIMQFICRENCLILAVTPANMDLANSDALKLAKDVDPQGHRTIGVITKLDLMDKGTDVRDVLENRLLPLRRGYIGVVNRSQKDIEGKKDISAALAAERRFFKSHPAYRHMADCMGTPYLQRLLNQQLTNHIRDTLPALRSQLQSQLLSLDKEAEEYKYLNPDDPSRKTKTLMQLIQHFGLDFEKRIEGSGDQVDTVELSGGAKINRVFHERFPFELVKMEFDEKELRREISYAIKNIHGIRTGLFTPDMAFEAIVKKQIVKLKGPCLKCVDMVIQELINTVQQCTNKLESFPKLREETERIVTTHIRERESQAKDQVLLSLEIQLSYINTNHEDFIGFANAQQKTNQTCKKPSAGNQGAAPPPPSQIVIRKGWLTINNISLIKGGAKDYWFVLTAESLSWFKDDEEKEKKYMLPLDNLKVRDIEKGFMSSKHVFAIFNTEQRNVYKDYRHLELAYDTQDEVDSWKASLLRAGVYPEKTTVDGEGPGHAESFSMDPQLERQVETIRNLVDSYMSIVYKSIRDLMPKTIMHLVINNVEEFIHSELLAQLYSSGDQYSLMDESPEQALHREEVLRTHAALKEALNIITDISTSTISTPLPPPVDNSWLHSGSLHRRL; this is encoded by the exons agatTTCCTGCCAAGAGGCTCAGGAATTGTTACAAGGAGACCACTTGTCCTTCAGCTCATCAGTTCAACTTCAG AGTATGCAGAGTTTCTGCACTGTAAAGGAAAGAAATTTACAGACTTCGATGATATTCGACGGGAGATTGcagcagagacagacagagtCACGGGAACAAATAAGGGCATATCCTCCATTCCCATCAACCTTCGTGTCTACTCTCCAAATG TTTTAAACTTGACTCTGATAGATCTTCCAGGCATAACTAAAGTACCTGTGGGAGATCAGCCTCCTGACATTGAATACCAGATCAGAGACATGATCATGCAGTTCATCTGCAGAGAGAATTGTCTCATTCTAGCTGTCACACCCGCTAACATGGATCTGGCTAACTCTGATGCTCTTAAACTGGCCAAAGACGTGGATCCGCAGG GCCATCGCACCATCGGTGTGATCACTAAGCTGGATCTGATGGACAAGGGCACAGATGTCAGGGATGTTCTGGAGAACAGGTTACTGCCACTACGCAGAG GTTATATTGGTGTGGTAAACCGTAGTCAGAAAGACATTGAGGGAAAAAAGGACATCAGTGCAGCTCTGGCTGCAGAGAGACGGTTCTTCAAGTCACATCCTGCATACCGACACATGGCAGACTGCATGGGCACACCATACTTACAGAGGCTCCTCAACCAG CAACTTACCAACCACATCCGTGACACATTACCAGCGTTACGTAGTCAATTACAGAGTCAGCTTCTCTCGCTGGATAAAGAGGCAGAAGAGTACAAGTATTTGAACCCAGATGACCCATCACGCAAGACCAAGACCTTAATGCA GCTGATACAGCACTTTGGGCTGGATTTTGAGAAGCGGATTGAGGGATCTGGGGATCAGGTGGACACAGTGGAGCTTTCAGGAGGAGCCAAAATCAACCGTGTCTTTCACGAGCGTTTTCCCTTTGAGCTGGTTAAG ATGGAGTTTGATGAGAAAGAATTGCGAAGGGAGATCAGTTACGCTATTAAAAACATCCATGGAATCAG GACAGGACTGTTCACACCAGATATGGCCTTTGAAGCCATAGTGAAGAAACAGATTGTGAAACTTAAAGGGCCGTGTCTCAAGTGTGTAGACATGGTGATCCAGGAGCTCATCAACACAGTACAACAATGTACCAACAAG TTAGAGAGCTTTCCAAAACTACGGGAGGAGACTGAGAGAATAGTGACCACACACATTCGAGAACGAGAGAGTCAAGCCAAAGACCAG GTTTTACTCTCACTAGAGATTCAGCTCTCTTACATCAACACAAACCATGAAGATTTTATCGGATTCGCAAA CGCTCAACAGAAAACCAATCAAACGTGTAAGAAGCCTTCAGCAGGGAACCAG GGTGCTGCCCCTCCTCCACCCAGTCAAATT GTGATTCGCAAGGGCTGGTTAACCATCAACAACATCAGCCTGATCAAAGGAGGGGCCAAGGATTACTGGTTCGTGCTCACCGCAGAGAGTCTGTCCTGGTTTAAAGATGATGAG gaaaaagagaagaaataCATGCTTCCTCTAGACAACCTGAAAGTGCGGGACATAGAAAAGGGCTTCATGTCCAGCAAACATGTCTTTGCCATCTTTAACACAGAGCAGAG GAACGTGTATAAGGACTACAGGCATCTGGAGCTGGCCTATGACACTCAGGATGAAGTGGACAGCTGGAAGGCCTCTCTGCTGCGAGCTGGGGTTTACCCAGAGAAAACCACA GTGGATGGAGAGGGTCCAGGCCATGCGGAGAGCTTCTCCATGGACCCCCAGCTAGAGCGTCAGGTCGAGACCATCCGCAACCTGGTGGATTCATACATGAGCATCGTCTACAAAAGCATTCGAGACCTGATGCCCAAGACTATCATGCACCTGGTCATCAACAAT GTAGAGGAGTTTATCCACTCTGAGTTGCTGGCTCAATTGTATTCTTCAGGAGATCAGTACTCTCTGATGGATGAGTCTCCTGAACAAGCCCTGCACAGAGAGGAGGTGCTGCGTACCCATGCCGCCTTGAAGGAGGCTCTAAACATCATCACTGACATCTCTACCTCTACCATCTCCACCCCATTGCCACCCCCTGTGGATAACTCCTGGCTGCACAGTGGCTCGCTTCACCGAAG GTTATAG